The genomic region tgAAGTTTGTGTTGTGAACatatgacccctggttcttatcaccagcactgtaaagaaattttggGTAGCACGTTTCTCGACAGTGAatcatctcacatcaaaccattctgaatcaatttgtttacatgtcaatgatagaattaaacaaaacattttgccaAATTAGTGGGCTTCACCTTTAAGTGTATATTTACTAAAAAAAGCTTTATAACATTAGAAAAATTTAGACCAAcattattactgaataataaaagtAACAAGGATTTCTTGTTTTGAATAAGCTATCAGTTCCTTCATCACTACAGAAAGTGTGCTACATGCTAAATCCTCATTTTTTTCATAGGTTTACAGTGGTTTGACACAATCTAGGCCTTAGAAGcgattttgcatttgaatgcGACACAGCAGTAGAATAGATACAAATAACCATCCGTGTAATAACAATGAAATACTGCACACTGTACTTCTATACACGCACTCCATTACTGTAGTTTGGAGCGATCCTACTACAGTTAATGAGTGGGGTCACTTTACTGATGGTCTGCAGGGTGTCCAGCCTGAAAGCTTTAAATCATTCTCAGTGGTAATTCTGTCCTTTCACTGGGCTTCCCCTAATGTGCCACCTGAAGAGCTGTCATCTGGACTGTTGCTGTGCTGAGCTCCATTacaaacagacatacacacatttttccTGGACTTTTAAAGACCCTggctgacaaacacacacatatgccaCTCTCCaagttcagtgtgtgtgtgtgtgtgtgtgtgtgtgtgtgtgtgtgtgtgtgtgtgtgtatgtatgtgtgcaaaGGTCATTCTAAAACCATCCTCTGAGCTCTGTGTCTTCTTGAACAGTGCTATCTATTGCTAGGATATTGTCACCACAGACGTTTTCCTGTGGCGACATCTCTAAACCTGAGAGTTAATGACGTTAGCATAGCACAGCTGTGGAACAGGATCAACTGTCTGTTGTGTACATGAACTAAAAGTCACTCTCATATTgaatcaaaaacattttgtttttatatatttaagttTATAAAATACCAAACTTATTCACAGCAGTCACAAACCATATTTTTCTTTGCTTATGTGCGATTATGCATAGGATTAAGTTGTGCGCAATAAATGTGGTTGTGAATGTGTTGAATGTAGTGtggtttttttattataaagtgaCTTCTAGGACACTCATATGTGAGTTATGATGGAATTTAAGTATAAAATCCAGGCTTTTAGGGTTCAATGGGTTAATGTTTATCACAAATAATCTTCATTctaattttgatcattttccaaccttcatttaaaaattatattttaccTGAAGCCAACTCATGACATTTTGTGGtcttatgtaccaaaaatgttacatttgtacGTGACCATTTTTCAATCTATTCCCAAGAATTAAACAAAGCTGTTTCTCTAAGGCtgagatatgtaaatgatctctgttctgattggctgccctgtaccgtgccttatttaaaaagcagtccagcctgaaatactccttataacttcaatgtgaaagagtggagctaaagtgctgtaggctgagggAATATAAATGTGCTCTTTTTTTGTATCACAGGGGATTTTTGCAGCTTGTTTTCCATGGAATGAGGAGCACATGTTTTAAGATTATAACAATATTACCATgccacatcaaactcttttgaGGCCAATTCAGTCTTTCGTGATATGGGCcgtttaaaactgaaaatgtggTCTCACAGCCTGCCCTGAAATATCTAGTTCCAGTCGTGCATATGAATGATACTGCGAGACCATGGAAGCCATATAACTTTCACATGCCATGAATTCTCACCTGGTGAGTGACTGTAGGGCATGGCCCGCATCTCTGCAGCAGACAGGCCTGGGAAAGCTCTCTGTAAAGGACAAGAAAATACACATTCATTCAGCACCGTTGCCGTAATGCTGGTTAAGCCTGAATAATGCAAGTCTGTTCAATGGCATGGATTATTTTAAGCTATGTGCTTCTGGCAGATACTGTTCATTTTCTATTGTTCTATTTTCCATTGAAATTCACATGCATGGATGGCAGGTGTACCTGTGCTATGTGGTTGTGCTGTGGTGCTGTGTTGGGAGCGGATAGCAGCTTCAGCCTGGACACAGCCTGAACTCGCTGCTCCAGTGCCCGATCCGTGCTGTCCCCCTCAGGCTCCTGGGACTGGATGCCTCTGTTTCTGCGGCCTGGAGGAGGCGTGCACAGGCGGAAGGAAGCTGGGAGGAGAGGAGGGCAGTGCTGTTCCATAGAGACCCATGAGGAATGCTGTTCAACATGAGAAATATACTGCTGTTAATCACAGCTTCAATTAAACTCTTGATTATAGTATTAGaatgtacagtattgtgcaaaagtcaggccACCCGAGAAGTCTAGAACTATTTGTTAAGCTGAATTAGTTAAAGAATAATTCATCTCAGAATGAATAATGGAATAATAAACCTAGAGTTCAAGGTGTTACATAGAGGCCGGCATCCATAAATCTTCTCTCAAATGCCCGTTCAATAGGATTTCCATCATTTAATGCCCATTGGTACTTACTGCAATCTACTTTCTTTAGCAAACTCTTCCATTATGCATCTAGATCAATCAATAAGTAATCATGGCTGTTGGGACTTTCCGAGGTTTAGGCCGGTCAGCTCATTGCCCCGCTCTCCAAGTGCTGGGTCACATTGAGCCACAGTGTAAAGTGAGAGAGCAGATCTGATGTCCTGACCCACTTACCGATGCCTTCGCTGATCCCTCGTCCAGCGGGTACATCCCAGGGGTAGTAGGGTCGTCGTataggggagagagaggcttGCGGGAGGTCAGCATGTCTGAGTGCCGGTGGGGAACAGAGAGCTGGTACTTGATGGAGTTTGGAGAATTGCTCCAGCTGTTGGActgaacaaagacaaaaaaatcagAACATACCATTATAAATAACTGCAGTTAATTGTTCATTTAATGATCTTAAGACTCAATTTTCAGTAAAAAGTGATAAAGGACATGCTTTCCATtggaaatgaagtaaaatgtGCCGTTAATTATGGAATGTATTGGTGAAAATTGCAGGTCAGCTGCATGGTTTATCTACCTTGATAAGTGGGGCCTTCTCGAGACGCTGCACAGGGGTGTTGTTGTGCATGGCGCTGTAGGGAGTGGTGTAAATTGGAGACATGGGATCATTGTTGGACAGAACTGAGGAACGCTGAGGAGATGAGTAACGCAGGGACATGAGGTCGGGCACAGGCCTAGTCTGAGATGACATGCTGTTACTCCTGCTGCCCAGTCGCACCGAATACTGTGTGTCGGTCGAGGTGGGTCTACTGGAAATGTACTGCAAACACCCaaaagaagaggaggagcagATTAGTGGGGGTACATGAAGCCAATGCAATACTACTCATTAAGAAAACTTTTAATACAACATTTATGTTTATAACAGACATTAAACCGTAGAACTTTGGTTTGAGTTtaattaaactttattgttgtgCATAGTTCTATTTTGAAAGAGATCATTCAAGAGAGAACCATTCTTTACTGTTTGccatttttttacatcaaaaatAGTGTAGGCtggaaaaatgtatataaatgtaaattgcACATTGTATACAACTGTAATTCATTATGCAACTACTATGCAATAATTAAGTAATTTCCTTAAATCTAGATCCTGTGTTAGAGAAGCTAGTTTATCAGTACGCTAAGCTTAAAAGGAAGGGCAGTCTTATCAGCAGTGAGTGTGCTATGATAGTTACACCCTCAGCAGAGCTCCCTTTGGGCACACTGCCCTGTCATTGGTAAATTAATTGGGCTCAGTGCTTCTGAATTGGAGGCTGGGAGGGAGATAGAATGTCCTGGCACCAACAGCATGTGATGGTAACTTCAAAGCTGTACACCATTCAGGCCATCTGCTGAGCTATGTAGTGCTGTGTGGGTGAATCTGATCATGGAATGTTTCtaataacagaaaacatatgAGAGTGCTCAGGAGATGTCTTTCGAGTGTATTTTTTTGTACTACAAGACAGCATGACACAGAGCCGCAGGCTGAGGaattcagcacagcagcgttAGATCAATCTGTTCAGCTACAAGCAAGAAGATTCTTTTACATGGTAAGAGGAGCAGCAAGGGTTGGAAGCTGAGTCAATAATTAATAGCTCCACGACCACAGAAACTGTTCCAACTCATGGCTGCTACTGCTCCTCCAAAACAAACACTTACAGTTAGTCAGATAAGTCATGGAATGCACCTTGGAGATTCTACCTTAGAAAGCTCTGATTAACAGGAAATTAGGTGGGTGATGTTTGCTTTTTGTAGATTATTTGGTTTTTGATGTTACGTTGAGGTGAAGAGACCAAAAACAGCTTCTTGCCAAAGTGAACTGGCACTTTATACAATGTTCAGGAAGAAGAATGTCTATATTAATCTATATATTGTGGTGATATATTTTCATTGACATTTATATGGACTTtattatataaactatatacaGTGCTTGATTTTCCAAAGGTTGGAAAGCAGCAAGGGCTTGTTCTAGGTCTGGCAATAGctcaaataaaatgatcatcAGCTGACATATACTATGGCAGCTTGACAACAGTTCACTTAATCTGAGTTATAATAATACTGAACACAGCTGTACAAACCCTATAATGGGCAACGTGAAGTTAATGGGTTTAAGGAGCTGGGATAGGCACTTACACAGAGGGGCTCGGTGTAACCAGGGGAAAGAGGGTTGTCATCGCCCCGGGGCAACTGCAGCTCTCGAGATCCCCGTCCACTCTGGGACCTCTGTAGTGGGACGGCACCCCCGCGGCTACTGCTGCTCCATCTGACATCTATCTCTGGAGCCTAGTGACAAAGGACAGGGTCAGTGGTATGACTAGTATTTTATGGGTTGCAGCGCAAATATAAATATCCAtttgaaaaagatttttaattaataaaaaagttaGATAATTTGCACATTTATTTATGCTGTGCTAATAGTGAGCAGCTACAATAGCTATGCTATTATCTAACAGTTATAATAGGTATGCTTCTATACAGTGGGCTCAAAGACATGGGCTCAAAATTGAATACGTAGAAACATAAGGGGTCAAATAATGTCTTTGCAGGCCTGGTCACCATGCGACAATGTGTTCTGTCTCCCCGTGCAATTTTCCTGCCTGCTGATACCACCGTATCGGGTCAGTACCTCTCACCAGCAGGTTGCCACACCTACCATGTATGGTGCGGCATTGAGTCATGTTGAGTTAGCAAGTCAAGAGGTCAGTGAGTCTGGAGACTGCTTACCTCTCTCTGAGTCGGAGTGTAGATGATGTCATAGACTGGAGGAGGAGGGCTCAGGATGGGGACGTCCGCAGATTTGAAGTGTTGGATCCACTCGCGGAACTCGGTTGTGTTTGGGCATGACACAACGATGGGGTTGATCAGCTTGCCTACAAATGgacaaagacaaagaagagATTGACATAAGACTAAAGCTTTTGCAAAGAAAGGGCCAGTTTCCCTGACCAGGTTGAGTCCAAGCTTAGTCAAAATAAGATATTTAATGAGAAACATCATTAGATTTGCTGTTTAGGCTTAATTAATGTCCCATAAAGATCTGGTGCCCATGGCATAGGGTTGATAAAGAAGGATTGATTAACAGAGAGTTGATGTGATAGGATCAGTAAAGTTACCTTCAATCATAAACGTGTTTGGCTTGATGTCCTGGCATGGAGTGGTGACTGTTATCATGTTCAAAGGAAGTTTTCCCTGTAATCACATTTACAGCGTTTTAGtttgcttaaatattttttattgggGAAAGGTGCTGTTTGTGATGATAGTGCATGAACTGAGAAGTTTGAGGTGTTTGATTTACCTTGTAGAAGAGGCCATCACTTTCCTCAGACAGTATAATCAGATTGGTAGGGTACATCACCAGCAGCCTGTCATACTGCTCCTGTGGGCAGAAAGAAGAGTTGCActattaatatgtaatatacagTACAGGGGACTAGACAGAGACCAACCTTCattatttccagttaaaatagCCACAATaaagtacaagctattcatttatCTTACAGTGAAGCCTTGAAAACTGCATAGTATcagtttttcagcatttagtgtgtccaccttttGCCCTTATTatagctttcagtttttgaaagaaatcgTCAAGTATATTTtaccacacctccaaaattcaatCTTAGAACTTGGATGCGTTTTCTATGCAGACCCAAAGTGTTGAGTTGTATCATATTGGAAGGATGAACAGTGGAATTTTATAGACGTGAAGCAGAACtacagctttaagtgctgtttatgtgatggtgACAATTTTGGTGGTTTACCAGGTCTTACACGATTGTTAGGTCCAGTTCTGAAGTCCAGTTCAGttctgaaaactgctgtttttaacaactattttactattttctTTCCCTGCTtgtacaagtggattatcttaacATAACAAAACCAATATCAACAAGTTGCAAACTGTTgctataaacaaaaaaaaacattaatgccAAACTGAGGGTGCATGAAGTAAATATGAGACTGTGCAATGTCTCACAATCTGCACCCCGACGTCCACACATATTTTTAACTTAGTGTGATGTGCACAAGTGCTTCCTCAATCATAGGACAGTGATAGTGGAGTGCTTGCTctgacagtggtggtgtgtcTTTGCTCATTATAGGGTGTGTCAGACAAACAGCTGCAGGGTGAGTCAAGTCCGTACGTGAGCAAAGCAACTGGTTTACACACCCAGTTgatacaaagacacacacatgcgcatTATCCTTAAATAAAGAGAGACCTGCCTGAGTTCTCACCCTCGTCTGTGGGAAAATGTTTACAGATTTGGTTACATTTCATTACAGCCTGTCTGCTGACTCTCTGCCCCCCTGCAGCGCAAGCAAAAGCTGATGATACTGGAACACTGCAGACAAATGAGGGGCTAGTCTTCTGAGACCCTGAGGGTAAACTGATCCTGTTTCACAGTTTTTTTAAGGGTAAGTAAGGTAATGGCAGTTGCACCCCCAGTGAAACCAGCAGGTAAGTAATCTTCAGTTGAGCAAAGTATATATACAAAGAAGCCTATCAGTGGCGTTTTTTTGTTCTTCATACCTTTCCTCCCTCAGGTGTTGTAAGAAATCAGAGCGACTGTGCTTTACAAACATCTAAACAACTAAACTAAAGGATGAAAGGAACCACTTCAAATGTAAATTTATAAAACAGGCCcagttctaaaatctgactCTCCcatttgaagctgttgtagaAGACTCAGTATAAACATGTATGATCATGTACATCAGAAGAACTTCATATTAAAGAACCAAGATGTTAAAAACTTTGTGCTGTTCATGAAATGATCTCTGATTGTTGATCCTGCTGGATCAACTGGATCCTATGGAAGCCTATTCCTTTTGTAAGTCTAAATCTTAACTTAGAATTTCAACAATTGAAAattgttgaaataatgacttactatgtcaaaataattacATAGTATTTCATAATAATGACATACTACATCCCAAAAATATTACTCTCTAATTCTGCATAATATCTCAAAGACACAAAAAATTATGTCATAATTTTGAGACACTAGGCCAGTATTCTGTGAAGTGTTAAGTTTgatttaaagtcattttttgtGAAAATCAGTAATTACTTCtagatattaagtcaatattttgagaaaataagtcttTAAAGATATTAAGTCAAACTGTTCAGAAAATTTGTCATTATTTCTACATATGAAGTCAACATTCTGTGACAATATGTCTTTATTTAAGGATATGAAGtaaaatttttgaaaaaaataatcactATTTCTAGATTtgaagtcaatattttgagaaaatagaCCTTTACTTAAAAATATTCAGTCAAATTTTTGAGAAAACTAGTTATTTCTAGatgtcaatattttgaaaaacaacatttattttgaGATTTCAAGACCAGAAACAGAAGTTGGGGTAAAGATTGTATATTTTAACATATCCTTCTTCACACGTCCACAAATCTGACAACAGTAGGAAGCACATATTCTCTTCATGATTGGTTTAGTAGATGCTGATTTACCTGGCAGGGCAGATGCTGTAGTCGTGCTTTAGTGACGTAGGTGATTGGGCCCAGACTCTCTCGCTGTGACCCCTCCCACTCATAGATGGGCTCTTTACTGATGGAGTTCCTCAGCTCTTCTTTCCCCTGTGCGGACTGTTCGATTTTGTGGACCTAATAAAAGCATACCCAGTGAGAGATGCATCAAATTACAAGTTTCTatgttataataacaataaacttTGTTTGTTGAGCAGTTTGTATACATGAAATGCTTCTTCATATTAATAAAAGGGAAGGGTGTTAAAGGAAAAAATGTTGACTACATTAAAACAGTAATACAAGGATAAAGTGACTTCATTGTCTTGACATGCCTTGTAAGAGGCCTGTAAAGTGCAACAGTATTTACTGGCTGCCTCAGATTTCAGATGAGAGAAAATCCCATACAGTTCTTAATTCCACACTTCTACTAATTACAGGACAAAATTGTTGTTGTTCAACAAACCCGACTGTTGTGAAACTGTTTTGTTTAGTGACCTCACTCATTGCAACAGCGTTACATGTCAGCACTGGCTGCAAATAATTTCTTTTATGCTGTGTTTAAGGTGACCACAATCCCAGCCACTCCCATGTGCAATCCtcatgaaaagaaaataacactGACCTAAATTATGTCCACCCAGCTTTACTGCCTACTTCCTGTTGTCAAAGTGATCATTATCTGTTCTAATGTGCAGGCTTTGTTTTCAGTTATGGATCGATTGTTAGTTATAGTCACACACCTTAATCCTGCCATGTGTCTCTGGTGTGATTGCAGTGCCGCCGTTGGCCTCAATGTGTTCTTTCAGGAGACCAAACCAGTTGTCCATATCCTCCTGGTTTGAGCAGTAGACGATAATGGGGTTCAGGCTGACACCTATGAAGACCAAAAACATAGGGTCAAAGGTTGGTTCAAAAGCCATGAAGGGAATGCACACCCTTCGGTGTCAATAGCAGACTCTTACATGTGGCTATGAAGGTTTTTAAGTTTTCCTGTTTACTTAATTATAATACTTGTTCTACATTTTCAGTCAATGCTACACTTTCGCTCATAAGGGCAGGAGATTTGAATGAGGCTGACCATATTTTGGTCTGCAGCACAGGCCAGACTGTAGTAAACAAATAACAACATGAAAGTAAAGCCAAATCATGAACCGTTTagacaatttaaaaatgaaacagtgatgctgaaactgaaactgaactgaCAAAGGTCCATTCTGTTGAAACGGAATGCAAACTGAATGTAAAATGGAATTTATGCAACTAACTATGTAATTACCTATTTATAACTATGTAGTTACTTATGTATAACTCTGTAATTACAACCAAAATAGTGATGTactgttaatatttttaaaggtTAAATGAATGTGTCGCTCTGAGTTTCATTATGTATTATTCATGACATCCAAGCACTAACACTGATGATGTATGTTGTTCTCAAGCACTCATAACATTATCGCATTCCTCATGTTAAGTAAAGATGGGAAGCAGGCACATGTGCAGAACTCCTGATCTAAAAGAATGCACCAGACCTGGAATTTCCCTCTGTTATCAGCCCCACATACCAGCACATATCACTAGAGATATCAGCACCCCCCCTCCACTTTGTCATTTCCAATCACAGCTTACTTAGCGTTATTACTGAGGTTTTGTTTTCACCTTGGAATGGAAACTAAATCTCCTCACAGTGATGAGAACACAGTGAAAGTCAATACCATGCTAGACTGATTGTAAATATTCCCTCAGCTGACCCCTTTTGATCCAGCGCTCATAGTTCATGGGAATCTGCTGGAGTCTGCAGTAGATATCAGATAAAAATGTGAAGTAGTGAGTCATGTTTTTTAAAGCATATCTCACTCTCTAAAGCATTTTTTTGTGTTCTGTATCATAGCAGTGGGATTACTCATCTGGACAATGGTTCCGAAGAGGTATTTAAACATGTCCAGTCTTCAATTTGACTCATATCCTGGTCATGTTTACTCACCCTTTGAGGTTCCTGGCTTTACTTTTGTGGATATCATTGTGTTTATAGAGCGGCCAAGCCAGTAAAAAGAATGCATTTCAAAGATTTATGTAAGCATATTGGAAGTGGTGAACCAAATTCCAAGAAAGTTCTCACAAACAATAAGTAGACAAACATTAACAAGAAGTAGGGCCTGTTCAGAGGGAGTAGAATGCAGAAAGACTTAAGCGTGATAGTGAAAGTACCACAGAATGAGCCTTCTTAGCTCAACAGCTGAGCAAGTTCAGGCACACCTGTCGTATAACAAGGAGGGCCTTGAAGGACAATTTCACCCTGGCCTGACACCAGCAAATGGAGAGCCTTCTAGTTAGTCTTAGAATTGGAAAAAGGGAAAGGGGGGTCATGGTACTTCTGGATGACTGGAATGTCTGAACATGTGAAGTGCCTGTGGTTGTAAACACTGCAAGATTGTATTGGGAGTGGACCCCAAACCAGACTCAAAGAATTGTCCGAAAGAAACATtgaaatgtatgttaatgtacaGAATTTTTGTGGCcgccattgattttttttttttttattataatttgtcAAGAATCTTGTCATCATTGGATTATAATaaaggtgataggaaccaggag from Pygocentrus nattereri isolate fPygNat1 chromosome 9, fPygNat1.pri, whole genome shotgun sequence harbors:
- the plekhn1 gene encoding probable pleckstrin homology domain-containing family N member 1 → MGSSMSCVPQHNFRFSSKSFIRRNSSRLFRKKNPQEGQEKSNSIINILCTVTPRKEMSPKDLQAIENIKWDPPFPYDPVSGWKKSSINVKNYGRMIHSSKVRFRFVHCQDVHDCYLDLFQTHLHFVSNNTTGLTYQGTLPLKELTLSKVKNRNSFGDAQDFAFQINGVSLNPIIVYCSNQEDMDNWFGLLKEHIEANGGTAITPETHGRIKVHKIEQSAQGKEELRNSISKEPIYEWEGSQRESLGPITYVTKARLQHLPCQEQYDRLLVMYPTNLIILSEESDGLFYKGKLPLNMITVTTPCQDIKPNTFMIEGKLINPIVVSCPNTTEFREWIQHFKSADVPILSPPPPVYDIIYTPTQREAPEIDVRWSSSSRGGAVPLQRSQSGRGSRELQLPRGDDNPLSPGYTEPLCYISSRPTSTDTQYSVRLGSRSNSMSSQTRPVPDLMSLRYSSPQRSSVLSNNDPMSPIYTTPYSAMHNNTPVQRLEKAPLIKSNSWSNSPNSIKYQLSVPHRHSDMLTSRKPLSPLYDDPTTPGMYPLDEGSAKASHSSWVSMEQHCPPLLPASFRLCTPPPGRRNRGIQSQEPEGDSTDRALEQRVQAVSRLKLLSAPNTAPQHNHIAQRAFPGLSAAEMRAMPYSHSPDDNSYLEPVEPDDQEIDYDNIWEYDCSNGMIQGLPGISPHRTQPDFAARGLSAMATQQRWS